The following proteins are encoded in a genomic region of Nicotiana sylvestris chromosome 4, ASM39365v2, whole genome shotgun sequence:
- the LOC138889553 gene encoding uncharacterized protein, producing the protein MLDFEVTLGMYWLSPYHAILYCLIKTVTLAILGLLWLEWRGTLDYAPSRVASFLKAQRMVGKGCEAYLAFVRDVNIDTPTFESILIVRDYTYVFLVDLPGMKPNTDIKFGIDLLSGTHPIFIPPYCMAPAKLKELKEQLQVLFDKGFIWPSVSTWGNPVLYVKK; encoded by the coding sequence ATGCTAGATTTTGAAGTTACTTTGGGGATGTACTGGTTGTCTCCCTATCATGCTATTCTTTATTGTCTCATCAAGACAGTGACCTTGGCTATACTAGGTTTGTTGTGGttggagtggaggggtaccttggATTATGCTCCTAGCAGAGTGGCGTCTTTCCTTAAGGCACAGCGAATGGTTGGGAAAGGGTGTGAGGCATATCTAGCCTTCgtgagagatgtcaatattgatactCCTACCTTTGAGTCAATTCTAATAGTGAGAGATTATACATATGTATTTCTagttgatcttccgggcatgaAGCCCAATACGGATATTaaatttggtattgatttgttatcaggcactcatcccatttttataccaccatattgtatggccccagcaaagttgaaggagttaaaggagcagttgcaagtgttgtttgataagggcttcatttggcctagtgtgtcgacTTGGGGTAATCCGGTCTTGTATGTAAAGAAGTAG